Proteins from one Lepidochelys kempii isolate rLepKem1 chromosome 6, rLepKem1.hap2, whole genome shotgun sequence genomic window:
- the LOC140913746 gene encoding olfactory receptor 8U9-like — MEEGNHSEATEFILSGLTDRPELQIPLFAVFLLIYGFTLVGNGGMILLITIDPRLHTPMYFFLRNLSFCDLCFSSIISPKMLLNFLAKRKSISFTACAVQMYLSIIFADVECLLLAVMAYDRYVAICNPLLYMVTLSRHLCKQLVAGAYTVGVVDSMLNTYFTFRLSFCSSNIINSFFCDVPPLLALSCSDTRINEIVLFVSMCCIQVISFVTVLLSYVYITSTILQIRSAEGRQKAFSTCTFHLTTVVLFYGTLLFMYLRPTSSYSMDTDKVASVFYMLVIPMLNPLIYSLRNTEVKDALKKAMNKLLTSS, encoded by the coding sequence ATGGAAGAAGGAAATCACTCGGAGGCGACTGAGTTCATTCTCTCAGGACTGACAGATCGTCCGGAGCTGCAGATCCCCCTGTTTGCGGTCTTCCTACTGATTTATGGTTTCAccctggtggggaatggggggatgatCTTATTAATCACAATTGATCCCCGactccacacccccatgtacttttttctcaggaatttgtctttctgtgacctctgcttTTCCTCGATAATTTCCCCTAAGATGCTGTTGAATTTCTTAGCCAAGAGGAAAAGCATTTCTTTCACTGCCTGCGCAGTGCAAATGTATCTTTCTATTATTTTTGCAGATGTTGAGTGCCTCTTGCTGGCTGTGATGGCGTATGAccgttatgtggccatctgtaaccCGCTGCTCTATATGGTCACCTTGTCCAGGCACCTTTGTAAACAGCTGGTGGCTGGGGCGTACACTGTGGGGGTGGTGGATTCAATGTTAAACACATATTTTACATTTcggctgtcattctgcagctccaacatcATCAATAGTTTCTTCTGTGATGTCCCCCCGCTCCTGGCACTATCCTGTTCTGACACCCGCATCAATGAGATTGTGCTGTTTGTTTCAATGTGCTGCATTCAAGTCATCAGCTTTGTGACTGTCCTCCTCTCCTATGTCTATATCACCTCCACCATCCTGCAGATCCGCTCTGCCGAGGGCCGACaaaaagccttctccacctgcacttTCCACTTGACCACTGTGGTCCTGTTTTATGGCACCCTCCTCTTCATGTATTTACGTCCCACCTCCAGctattccatggacacagacaaaGTGGCCTCAGTGTTTTACATGCTGGTGATCCCCATgttgaaccccctcatctacagcctgagaaacacGGAGGTGAAGGACGCCCTGAAGAAAGCAATGAATAAACTCCTAACCAGTTCTTGA